One Solanum pennellii chromosome 9, SPENNV200 DNA segment encodes these proteins:
- the LOC107029614 gene encoding actin-depolymerizing factor produces the protein MSFKFRGPNASSGMGVADHGKNAFLELKRKKVHRYVIFKIDEKKKEVVVEKTGSPAETFDDFTASLPENDCRYAVYDFDFVTSENCQKSKIFFVHWSPATSRIRAKMLYATSKDAFKRELDGFHYEIQATDPTEVDLEVLKDRAH, from the exons ATGTCTTTCAAATTCAGAGGG CCAAATGCTTCTTCTGGAATGGGTGTGGCTGATCACGGCAAAAATGCATTCTTGGAGTTGAAGAGGAAGAAAGTTCATAGATACGTGATTTTCAAAATcgatgaaaagaaaaaggaggtTGTTGTTGAGAAAACTGGCAGCCCTGCTGAAACCTTTGATGACTTTACTGCTTCTTTGCCAGAAAATGATTGCCGATATGCGGTGTATGACTTTGATTTTGTGACTTCTGAGAATTGCCAAAAGAGCAAGATATTCTTTGTTCATTG GTCTCCTGCAACATCTCGTATTCGTGCAAAGATGCTTTACGCCACCTCTAAAGACGCATTTAAAAGAGAGCTCGATGGTTTTCATTATGAGATTCAGGCTACTGATCCAACAGAAGTTGATCTTGAAGTGCTGAAAGACCGTGCTCACTGA